One genomic window of Luteitalea pratensis includes the following:
- a CDS encoding tetratricopeptide repeat protein translates to MTRGPSPAASSGPSRGTSDRLDSWKDVAAYLNRDVTTVQRWEHREGLPIRRHVHDKQGSVYAFRSELDAWQRTRTRHVGEETWRSSASVAEPPRADAENGSALQLPTSQPPPTARPRPWLGWVSAVASVIVCAVAAIVFGFAQGRVTPSASPDVTSLVVLPLDNLSGDPAQAYLVAGVTEELTATLAQIRALRVVSRTSAMAFEGRRVSLPAIGRELQVDAALEGSVRYQDGRVKVSIQLVHAPTDTHLWARDFERDAADLPQLQHDIARAVADEIRVQIRPDERARLASAPTVDPRAHQEYLLGRYLLWKFIEEDRLRAIEHFHRAISIAPDYAAPYAGLAHAWWMRGVLGPLSFKEVAAPARDAAREALARDDRLAEAYAAQAYVQGIFDWDWTGAEATIEHAVQLEPNSMDAHYVYAILLMAMGRLSEAVAQIEHAAHLDPLSAHVQSTFGRILYRARRFDEARERLNRAIELEPRNGVSYARLADVYALIGRYDEALRLYEQAGELAADLTPGYRARIARTYARMGRGSDARRLLPGLQGAAGGAAVVHAALGEHDAAFTLLFRAVDEREDWFPFIKADPDFDALHADPRWNDLLQHMRLGNK, encoded by the coding sequence ATGACCAGGGGACCCTCGCCGGCGGCATCGAGCGGGCCCAGTCGGGGCACCTCGGATCGGCTGGACTCCTGGAAGGACGTAGCTGCCTACCTGAACCGCGACGTCACGACGGTTCAGCGCTGGGAACACCGAGAGGGCCTGCCGATCCGGCGGCACGTGCACGACAAGCAGGGTTCGGTCTACGCCTTTCGATCCGAGCTCGATGCGTGGCAGCGAACCCGCACCCGGCACGTTGGCGAGGAGACTTGGCGCTCATCTGCCAGCGTCGCTGAACCACCCCGTGCGGACGCCGAGAACGGCAGCGCGTTGCAGCTGCCGACGAGTCAACCACCACCAACCGCAAGGCCGCGCCCGTGGCTCGGTTGGGTCTCAGCGGTCGCCAGCGTGATTGTGTGCGCCGTCGCGGCCATCGTGTTCGGCTTCGCGCAAGGCCGAGTGACGCCTTCGGCATCGCCAGACGTCACGTCGCTGGTAGTGCTCCCGCTCGACAACCTCTCGGGCGATCCGGCCCAGGCCTACCTGGTGGCCGGCGTGACCGAAGAACTGACTGCGACGCTGGCGCAGATCCGCGCGTTGCGTGTGGTCTCCAGGACCTCGGCGATGGCTTTTGAGGGCCGTCGGGTATCACTCCCCGCCATCGGACGGGAGTTGCAGGTGGATGCGGCGCTCGAAGGGTCAGTCCGGTACCAGGACGGGCGCGTGAAGGTCTCCATTCAACTCGTTCATGCACCCACTGACACCCATCTGTGGGCCCGTGACTTTGAACGAGACGCGGCGGACCTCCCTCAACTGCAGCACGACATTGCGCGGGCGGTCGCCGACGAGATTCGCGTGCAGATCAGGCCGGACGAGCGCGCCCGTCTGGCGTCGGCGCCAACGGTCGATCCGAGAGCTCACCAGGAATACCTGCTCGGGCGCTATCTCCTGTGGAAATTCATCGAAGAGGACCGGCTGCGCGCCATCGAGCACTTCCATCGCGCCATCAGCATCGCTCCGGACTACGCCGCGCCGTACGCCGGCCTCGCGCACGCGTGGTGGATGCGAGGCGTTCTTGGTCCTCTGAGTTTCAAAGAGGTGGCAGCGCCGGCGAGGGACGCGGCGCGCGAGGCCCTGGCGCGTGACGACCGCCTCGCGGAGGCGTACGCGGCGCAAGCCTATGTGCAGGGCATATTCGATTGGGATTGGACGGGGGCGGAGGCGACCATTGAGCATGCCGTCCAGCTCGAGCCGAACAGCATGGACGCCCACTACGTGTATGCGATTCTGTTGATGGCCATGGGACGACTGTCGGAAGCGGTGGCGCAGATCGAGCATGCCGCACACCTGGATCCGCTGTCGGCGCACGTGCAATCGACGTTTGGCCGGATTCTCTATCGTGCTCGTCGTTTCGACGAGGCCAGGGAGCGCCTGAATCGGGCCATAGAGCTGGAGCCGCGCAATGGCGTGTCGTATGCCCGACTGGCAGATGTCTACGCGCTGATCGGACGCTACGACGAGGCCTTGCGGCTCTACGAACAGGCTGGTGAGCTGGCGGCGGATCTGACGCCTGGTTATCGCGCGCGGATCGCTCGAACCTATGCGCGGATGGGTCGCGGGAGCGATGCCCGCCGGCTGCTTCCAGGCCTTCAGGGTGCCGCCGGCGGGGCAGCTGTCGTGCACGCCGCGCTCGGCGAGCACGACGCCGCGTTCACGCTGCTCTTTCGTGCGGTGGACGAGCGTGAAGACTGGTTCCCCTTCATCAAGGCCGATCCCGACTTCGACGCGCTTCACGCAGACCCTCGCTGGAACGACCTGCTTCAGCACATGCGTCTCGGGAACAAGTGA
- a CDS encoding PD40 domain-containing protein codes for MTRLHRRFKAVGPAFLVCLAMLSASPVETAKPFEAWTAPVNLGEDVNSAFNDFLPELSSNGLSLYFASNRPGPFGGEDLWVSRRASRDARWGTPVNLGTLVNTSFNERSPALSRDGHLLFFASDRPGGAGSLDIWVSWRAHTHDDFAWQPAVNLGTGVNGAAGDFGPSYFENDEIGIPNLFFASSRPGGVGGVDIYRSELLPSGSFGPASSIPVLNAPENDFRPTIRPDGLELIFDSSRPGPPDVSGLGLRDLWVSARSSVSAPWSTPENLGSVVNGAFNDMLAALSSDGEMLVFTSDRPEGFGGNDLYITTRSGR; via the coding sequence ATGACGCGCCTTCACCGGAGATTCAAGGCCGTTGGCCCAGCCTTCCTCGTGTGCCTTGCCATGCTGTCGGCCTCTCCCGTCGAGACCGCCAAGCCGTTTGAGGCGTGGACGGCCCCGGTCAACCTGGGGGAAGACGTCAACTCGGCGTTCAACGACTTTCTCCCCGAGCTGTCCAGCAATGGCCTCAGTCTCTATTTCGCCTCCAACCGCCCGGGGCCATTCGGTGGAGAAGACCTCTGGGTCTCACGGCGCGCGAGCCGCGACGCCCGCTGGGGGACGCCGGTGAATCTCGGAACCCTGGTCAACACCAGCTTCAATGAACGCTCGCCGGCCCTTTCGCGCGACGGTCACCTGCTCTTCTTCGCAAGCGACCGTCCAGGTGGTGCGGGCAGCCTCGACATCTGGGTCTCGTGGCGAGCCCACACGCACGATGACTTCGCGTGGCAGCCGGCGGTCAATCTCGGCACAGGGGTCAACGGGGCCGCCGGCGATTTCGGGCCGAGCTATTTCGAGAACGACGAGATTGGCATACCCAATCTCTTCTTCGCCAGCAGCCGACCAGGCGGCGTCGGAGGCGTGGACATCTACCGGAGCGAGCTTCTGCCCAGCGGTTCGTTTGGGCCGGCTTCTTCGATCCCGGTGCTCAACGCGCCTGAGAACGACTTCCGCCCGACCATTCGGCCCGACGGACTCGAGCTGATCTTCGACTCCAGCCGCCCAGGTCCGCCCGACGTGTCGGGGCTCGGCCTTCGGGATCTCTGGGTGTCGGCACGCTCCTCGGTGTCGGCCCCCTGGTCGACGCCCGAGAACCTGGGATCCGTGGTGAACGGTGCGTTCAACGACATGCTCGCGGCGCTGTCGTCTGACGGGGAAATGCTCGTGTTCACGTCGGATCGACCTGAAGGGTTTGGGGGCAACGATCTCTACATCACCACGCGGTCCGGGAGATGA
- a CDS encoding NCS1 family nucleobase:cation symporter-1, which produces MPGPDDFSTSPLWNPDLAPTRPDQRTWSTYNIAALWIGMSVVITTYTLASGLMQQGMTWWQALTTILLGNTVVLVPMILNAHAGTRYGVSFPVLCRASFGVKGANVPATLRAIVACGWFGIQTWIGGLALDTLLRAAWPGWSAVPGAVWIAFAAFWAIQVGIILRGLEGIRLLQSWSAPLLLGGGVALLLWAIDAGGGLGRILGESSRLQQVRTPFWTLFPAALTANVGYWATLSLNIPDFTRYARSQRSQALGQLMGLPTTMTGFAFIGVAVTGATIVLFGEAIWDPVVLIARIGSAPVVIAGALVVLAAQLTTNMAANVVSPANDFSSLAPRRVSYVMGGLITAVLGIVMMPWKLYADAAAYIFTWLIGYSSLMGAIGGILIADYWVLRRRELSVPDLFAVDGRYTYQGGVNWRAIAALVLAVLPVLPGFARAATTPGGQVADPGLLDTLYTYAWFVTFALSAVIYLALMGRRSRTLSLL; this is translated from the coding sequence ATGCCCGGCCCGGACGATTTTTCGACGAGCCCGCTCTGGAATCCCGACCTCGCGCCGACCAGGCCCGATCAGCGCACCTGGTCCACCTACAACATCGCCGCGCTCTGGATTGGCATGAGCGTGGTCATCACGACCTACACGCTTGCCTCCGGGCTGATGCAGCAGGGCATGACGTGGTGGCAGGCCCTGACCACGATCCTGCTGGGTAACACGGTCGTGCTGGTGCCCATGATCCTCAACGCCCATGCCGGCACGAGGTACGGCGTGTCGTTCCCCGTGCTGTGCCGGGCGAGCTTCGGCGTCAAGGGCGCCAACGTCCCGGCCACGCTGCGCGCGATTGTCGCGTGCGGGTGGTTCGGCATCCAGACGTGGATTGGCGGGCTGGCGCTGGATACCTTGTTGCGCGCCGCCTGGCCAGGCTGGTCGGCTGTGCCCGGCGCCGTGTGGATCGCGTTTGCCGCGTTCTGGGCGATCCAGGTCGGCATCATCCTGCGCGGCCTCGAAGGCATCCGGCTGCTGCAAAGCTGGTCGGCGCCGTTGCTGCTGGGCGGCGGGGTGGCGTTGCTGCTGTGGGCCATCGACGCGGGCGGCGGCCTGGGCCGCATCCTGGGCGAGTCCTCCCGGTTGCAGCAGGTGCGGACGCCCTTCTGGACGTTGTTTCCTGCCGCGCTCACCGCCAACGTCGGCTACTGGGCGACGCTGAGCCTGAACATCCCGGACTTCACCCGCTACGCGCGCAGCCAGCGCTCGCAAGCCCTGGGTCAACTGATGGGACTGCCGACGACGATGACGGGATTTGCATTCATCGGAGTGGCGGTCACCGGCGCGACGATCGTGCTCTTCGGCGAGGCCATCTGGGACCCGGTCGTCCTCATCGCGCGCATCGGCAGCGCACCGGTCGTCATCGCCGGCGCTCTGGTGGTCCTGGCCGCGCAACTCACGACCAACATGGCGGCCAACGTCGTCTCGCCGGCCAACGACTTTTCGAGCCTCGCGCCGCGCCGCGTCAGCTACGTGATGGGCGGCCTCATCACGGCGGTCCTCGGCATCGTCATGATGCCGTGGAAGCTGTATGCCGATGCGGCGGCGTACATCTTCACGTGGCTCATCGGCTACTCGAGCCTGATGGGCGCCATAGGCGGCATCCTCATCGCCGACTATTGGGTGCTTCGCCGGCGCGAGCTGTCGGTGCCGGATCTGTTCGCCGTCGACGGGCGCTACACGTATCAGGGAGGCGTGAACTGGCGTGCGATCGCAGCGCTGGTTCTTGCGGTGCTGCCGGTGCTGCCCGGGTTCGCACGCGCGGCGACCACACCGGGTGGGCAGGTGGCCGATCCGGGCTTGCTCGACACGCTCTACACGTACGCGTGGTTTGTGACCTTCGCGCTGAGCGCTGTGATCTACCTGGCGTTGATGGGACGAAGGAGCCGAACCCTGTCGCTCCTGTAG
- a CDS encoding NAD-dependent dihydropyrimidine dehydrogenase subunit PreA (NADH-dependent; catalyzes the conversion of pyrimidines to 5,6-dihydro compounds in pyrimidine degradation) produces the protein MAVAGIHRPPTKFERVSTASAITHLLRGRPLCYRLREKEPTMAANLSVSFTGLRFDNPFLLSSAPPTESDSNIMRAFDAGWGGVVTKTIGLHPVVNVRGPKTKFLRATPDSPHLSMQKRQGTALHSSWNWELISDKPLDWWVPRIARIKQAHPTRVLVASIMAGSGSDRELQHWQTLATACQDEGADALELNLSCPHMDRKDMGSNIGKDQQLISIVVEAVKEVARVPVWAKLTPSTTDIVEEARGAFLGGADAISSSNTFPSLPLIDPETLEFEMQVDGYVSSGGLGGPAILPLSMAKMAQLTQAFPDKAFSGIGGVAEFAHALNYFLLGCGTVQVCTAAMLDHAIGPNIIAGLTRGLAEFLERHADRGWSSVDDIRGLRRDRVVTHSQIGRPDSKEYFGGHDAEGYAEHAGTAHE, from the coding sequence GTGGCGGTCGCTGGAATCCACCGTCCGCCGACGAAATTCGAGAGGGTCTCGACCGCCTCCGCCATCACGCACCTCCTCCGGGGACGCCCATTATGCTACCGTCTGCGCGAGAAGGAGCCGACCATGGCCGCCAACCTCTCGGTCAGTTTCACCGGCCTGCGTTTCGACAACCCGTTCCTGCTGTCGTCGGCCCCGCCGACCGAATCGGACAGCAACATCATGCGCGCCTTCGACGCCGGATGGGGCGGCGTCGTCACCAAGACCATCGGCCTGCATCCGGTGGTCAATGTCCGCGGCCCGAAGACGAAGTTCCTGCGCGCGACGCCCGACTCGCCGCACTTGTCGATGCAGAAGCGCCAGGGAACGGCGCTGCACTCGTCGTGGAACTGGGAGCTCATCTCGGACAAGCCGCTCGACTGGTGGGTGCCGCGCATCGCGAGGATCAAGCAGGCTCATCCTACGCGCGTGCTGGTGGCCTCGATCATGGCCGGCTCGGGGAGCGACCGCGAGCTCCAGCACTGGCAGACGTTGGCCACGGCCTGCCAGGACGAGGGCGCCGACGCACTCGAGCTCAACCTGTCGTGCCCACACATGGACCGCAAGGACATGGGCAGCAACATCGGCAAGGATCAACAGCTCATCTCCATCGTCGTCGAGGCGGTGAAAGAGGTGGCACGTGTGCCGGTCTGGGCCAAGCTCACGCCGTCGACCACCGACATCGTCGAGGAGGCCCGCGGCGCGTTCCTCGGCGGCGCCGACGCGATCTCATCGTCGAACACCTTTCCGTCGCTGCCGCTCATCGACCCCGAGACGCTCGAATTCGAGATGCAGGTGGACGGGTACGTCTCGAGCGGAGGGCTGGGTGGCCCGGCCATCCTGCCCCTGTCGATGGCCAAGATGGCGCAGCTCACGCAGGCATTTCCCGACAAGGCATTTTCCGGCATCGGCGGCGTCGCCGAGTTCGCTCACGCGCTCAACTACTTCCTGCTCGGCTGCGGCACCGTGCAGGTGTGCACGGCGGCAATGCTCGACCACGCGATTGGCCCCAACATCATCGCCGGCCTCACGCGCGGCCTTGCCGAGTTCCTCGAGCGGCACGCTGACCGTGGCTGGTCGTCGGTCGACGACATTCGCGGCCTGCGGCGCGACCGCGTGGTGACGCACTCGCAGATCGGCCGCCCCGATTCGAAGGAGTATTTCGGCGGGCACGATGCCGAAGGCTACGCCGAGCACGCCGGCACCGCCCACGAGTGA
- a CDS encoding CoA-acylating methylmalonate-semialdehyde dehydrogenase encodes MAEAVETLSNFVGGRWIPATATSFVDVHNPARGTVIARAPLSTSRDVELAVAAATGAFAGWSETPPVVRARAMFRFRALLEEHFEELARLVTTEHGKTLDESRGSVRRGIECVEVACGGPSMLMGYGLENVSHGIDCTVMRQPIGVCAAIAPFNFPAMVPLWFLPFAVVCGNTFVLKPSEQVPLSQARMFELLQQCDLPPGVVNLVHGGREVVEAICDHPGIRSVSFVGSTPVARLVYQRATHAGKRVQALGGAKNFVIVMPDADLDRSIPIISESFYGCAGERCLAGSVLVPVGEAHAPARDRLIEAAAALKVGDGLEPGVGMGPVISRPHHQRVVTYVERGVSEGARLALDGRETRVPDRPDGFFIGPSVFDEVNPAMAIGREEIFGPVASVCPVTDLDAAFRLMDAHPNANATSIFTSSGKAAREFSHRATASMVGVNIGVAAPMAYFPFGGARDSFFGDLKVHGRDAFEFYTDKKVTISRWF; translated from the coding sequence ATGGCGGAGGCGGTCGAGACCCTCTCGAATTTCGTCGGCGGACGGTGGATTCCAGCGACCGCCACGAGTTTTGTCGACGTCCACAATCCGGCGCGCGGCACCGTGATCGCGCGCGCGCCGCTGTCGACCTCACGCGACGTCGAACTGGCTGTCGCCGCCGCGACCGGCGCCTTTGCCGGCTGGAGCGAGACGCCTCCGGTGGTGCGTGCGCGGGCGATGTTTCGCTTCAGGGCGCTGCTCGAAGAGCACTTCGAGGAACTGGCCCGGCTGGTCACGACCGAGCACGGCAAGACGCTGGACGAGTCGCGCGGCAGCGTGCGGCGCGGCATCGAGTGCGTGGAAGTGGCCTGCGGCGGGCCGTCGATGCTGATGGGATACGGCCTCGAGAACGTCTCGCACGGCATCGACTGCACGGTCATGCGGCAGCCGATTGGCGTGTGCGCCGCCATCGCGCCGTTCAATTTTCCCGCGATGGTACCCCTGTGGTTCCTGCCCTTCGCAGTGGTGTGCGGCAACACGTTCGTGCTCAAGCCCTCCGAGCAGGTACCGCTCTCGCAGGCGCGCATGTTCGAGTTGCTCCAGCAATGCGACTTGCCGCCGGGTGTCGTCAACCTCGTACACGGCGGGCGGGAGGTCGTGGAGGCCATCTGCGATCACCCGGGCATCCGATCGGTGTCCTTCGTCGGCTCGACGCCGGTCGCGCGGCTCGTCTACCAGCGCGCCACGCACGCCGGCAAGCGGGTCCAGGCGCTGGGCGGCGCGAAGAACTTCGTGATCGTGATGCCCGATGCCGACCTCGATCGCAGTATCCCCATCATTTCCGAGTCGTTCTATGGCTGCGCGGGCGAGCGGTGCCTCGCCGGCAGCGTGCTCGTGCCCGTGGGTGAGGCCCACGCCCCGGCACGCGATCGGTTGATCGAGGCCGCCGCAGCGCTGAAGGTTGGCGACGGGCTCGAGCCCGGCGTCGGCATGGGGCCGGTCATCAGCCGACCGCATCACCAGCGCGTGGTGACCTACGTCGAGCGTGGCGTCAGCGAGGGTGCGCGCCTGGCACTCGACGGCCGAGAGACTCGCGTGCCCGATCGGCCTGACGGCTTCTTCATCGGTCCTTCGGTGTTCGATGAGGTGAATCCGGCCATGGCGATTGGCCGCGAAGAGATCTTCGGCCCCGTGGCGTCGGTGTGCCCTGTGACGGATCTCGACGCGGCCTTCCGGTTGATGGACGCGCACCCCAACGCCAACGCGACCTCGATCTTCACCAGCAGCGGGAAGGCGGCGCGCGAGTTCAGCCATCGCGCGACGGCGTCGATGGTCGGCGTCAACATCGGCGTCGCCGCACCCATGGCGTATTTTCCATTCGGCGGCGCGCGCGACAGCTTCTTCGGGGACCTCAAGGTGCACGGCCGCGATGCCTTCGAGTTCTACACGGACAAGAAAGTCACCATTTCACGGTGGTTCTAA
- a CDS encoding nitrilase-related carbon-nitrogen hydrolase, with translation MSRNVRCGLIQAASPITDPAVPIAEVRDASIAAHIPFIEEAGRRGVQILGLQEVFNGPYFCPSQDAHWYDLAEPVPGPTTEAMAAYARKHQMAMVVPVYEREQAGVYYNTAAVIDADGSYLGKYRKNHIPHTSGFWEKYFFKPGNLGYPVFKTRYATIGVYICYDRHFPEGARLLGLNGAEIVFNPSATVAGLSQYLWKLEQPAHAVANGYFMACSNRVGIEAPWNIGRFYGSSYFVDPRGNFLATASEDRDELITADLDLDMIEDVRRVWQFYRDRRPETYTPMAEQLP, from the coding sequence ATGTCCCGAAATGTCCGCTGCGGCCTGATTCAGGCGGCCTCGCCCATCACCGATCCAGCAGTGCCGATCGCCGAGGTGCGCGACGCATCCATTGCCGCGCACATCCCGTTCATCGAGGAGGCCGGCCGTCGTGGCGTGCAAATCCTCGGGCTGCAGGAAGTGTTCAACGGGCCCTACTTCTGTCCGTCGCAGGATGCGCACTGGTACGACCTGGCCGAACCCGTGCCCGGCCCCACTACCGAAGCGATGGCGGCGTACGCGCGCAAGCACCAGATGGCGATGGTCGTGCCCGTCTACGAGCGTGAGCAGGCCGGCGTCTACTACAACACCGCGGCAGTCATCGACGCCGACGGCAGCTATCTGGGCAAGTACCGCAAGAACCACATCCCGCACACCAGCGGGTTCTGGGAGAAGTACTTCTTCAAGCCGGGCAACCTTGGCTACCCGGTCTTCAAGACGCGCTACGCGACCATCGGCGTCTACATCTGCTATGACCGCCACTTTCCCGAAGGCGCGCGCCTGCTGGGCCTCAACGGCGCCGAGATCGTCTTCAACCCGTCGGCCACGGTCGCGGGGCTGTCGCAGTATCTCTGGAAGCTGGAGCAGCCGGCGCACGCCGTCGCCAACGGGTACTTCATGGCCTGCAGCAACCGTGTCGGCATCGAGGCGCCATGGAACATCGGGCGCTTCTACGGCTCGTCCTACTTCGTCGATCCGCGCGGCAACTTCCTCGCGACGGCGTCCGAAGATCGCGACGAGCTGATCACCGCCGACCTCGATCTCGACATGATCGAGGACGTCCGGCGGGTGTGGCAGTTCTACCGCGATCGCCGCCCCGAAACCTACACGCCCATGGCGGAGCAGCTTCCGTGA
- the hydA gene encoding dihydropyrimidinase — MSLLIKNGTVVTAVDQYVGDVLIEGERIATIGSSLSMPVDRTIDASGKLVLPGGIDVHTHLDMPFGGTTSADDFESGTIAAAFGGTTSIVDFAIQYKGQTLHHAWETWMHKAEGKAAIDYGFHMIITDLTDQVELEMDALVGQGVTSFKLFMAYPGVFMLDDASIFKALLRTGKNGGTICMHAENGGVIDVLVKKALAEGKTAPKYHALTRPVRAEAEATHRAIALAEMADVPIYIVHLSAAEALEMVTEARDRGLPAYAETCPQYLFLSDDNYEEPGFDGAKYVMSPPLRPAATQDRLWRGLAFNDLQAISTDHCPFCMKEQKSMGHGDFSKIPNGAPGIETRMSLVYDGGVRTGRISLNRFVELTSTSPAKIFGLFPRKGTIAPGSDADIVIFDPEKTTTLSVHSLHMKVDYNPYEGRQVTGVTETVISRGRVVIDNGRFVGRAGAGAFIKRSARW, encoded by the coding sequence GTGAGCCTCCTGATCAAGAACGGCACTGTCGTCACCGCCGTGGATCAGTACGTCGGCGACGTGCTGATCGAGGGCGAGCGTATCGCCACCATCGGCTCGTCTCTGTCGATGCCGGTCGACAGGACCATCGACGCCTCGGGCAAGCTCGTGCTGCCGGGAGGCATCGACGTGCACACGCACCTGGACATGCCGTTTGGCGGCACGACGTCAGCCGACGACTTCGAGTCCGGCACCATCGCGGCCGCGTTCGGGGGGACGACCTCCATCGTCGATTTCGCGATTCAGTACAAGGGCCAGACGCTGCATCACGCCTGGGAGACGTGGATGCACAAGGCCGAGGGCAAGGCCGCCATCGACTACGGCTTCCACATGATCATCACCGATCTCACCGATCAGGTGGAGCTCGAGATGGACGCGCTGGTGGGGCAGGGCGTCACCTCGTTCAAGCTCTTCATGGCCTATCCGGGCGTGTTCATGCTCGACGACGCGAGCATCTTCAAGGCACTGCTGCGCACCGGGAAGAACGGGGGCACCATCTGCATGCACGCCGAAAACGGTGGCGTCATCGACGTGCTCGTGAAGAAGGCGCTGGCCGAGGGCAAGACCGCGCCGAAGTACCACGCGTTGACCAGGCCGGTCCGTGCCGAGGCCGAGGCGACGCATCGCGCCATCGCGCTGGCCGAGATGGCCGACGTTCCCATCTACATCGTGCACCTCTCGGCCGCCGAGGCCCTCGAGATGGTCACCGAAGCACGCGACCGCGGCCTGCCGGCATATGCCGAGACCTGCCCTCAGTACCTGTTCCTGTCCGACGACAATTACGAGGAGCCGGGTTTCGACGGCGCGAAATACGTGATGAGCCCGCCGCTGCGGCCGGCGGCAACACAGGACCGGCTATGGCGCGGCCTGGCGTTCAACGACCTCCAGGCGATCTCCACCGACCATTGCCCCTTCTGCATGAAGGAGCAGAAGTCGATGGGGCACGGCGACTTCTCGAAGATTCCCAACGGCGCGCCCGGCATCGAGACGCGCATGAGCCTGGTGTACGACGGCGGCGTTCGCACCGGTCGCATCTCGCTCAACCGCTTCGTCGAGTTGACATCGACGTCGCCGGCGAAGATCTTCGGCCTGTTCCCCCGCAAGGGCACAATCGCGCCAGGATCGGACGCCGACATCGTGATCTTCGATCCGGAAAAGACCACCACGCTGTCGGTGCACTCGCTGCACATGAAGGTCGACTACAACCCGTACGAAGGGCGCCAGGTGACCGGCGTGACCGAGACCGTCATCTCACGTGGCCGCGTCGTCATCGACAACGGGCGGTTCGTCGGTCGCGCCGGCGCCGGCGCCTTCATCAAACGCAGCGCGCGATGGTAG
- a CDS encoding aminotransferase class III-fold pyridoxal phosphate-dependent enzyme, whose translation MPTSHAPATMTGDEIVALSRQHTIFEWSAQGAVDPIPVDRAKGVYFWTPEGKRFLDFNSQLMCVNIGHGDPRVVMAIQEQAAKLPYANPFMATEVRARLGAKLAAITPGDIDCFFFTNGGAEANENAIKAARWYTGRHKILARYRSYHGATAGTITLTGDPRRWAAEPGIPGVVHVPDPYHGIQRGWDPVDDALARLEEVIQLEGAHTIAGFIIEPVTGTNGILVPPDGYLQGVRALCDKYGILLIADEVMSGFGRTGEWFAVDHWGVVPDILTMAKGLTSAYVPLGAVGLRRKVADHFRDKVFAGGLTYNSHPLACAAALATIAVYEEDGLVARARQMGEVMAGLLADLAARHVSVGAVRSIGLFGIAELIRNRQTREPMAPFNGTSPEMAALSRFFRHEGLYTFVRWNTFFANPPLCITDAELREGFEIIDRGLAAADAAVA comes from the coding sequence ATGCCGACCAGCCACGCCCCAGCGACCATGACAGGCGACGAAATCGTCGCGCTGTCCAGGCAGCACACGATCTTCGAGTGGTCCGCGCAAGGCGCCGTGGACCCCATCCCCGTGGACCGCGCCAAGGGTGTGTATTTCTGGACACCTGAAGGCAAGCGCTTCCTGGACTTCAACAGCCAGTTGATGTGCGTGAACATCGGGCACGGCGACCCGCGCGTCGTGATGGCCATCCAGGAACAGGCGGCGAAGCTCCCGTACGCCAACCCCTTCATGGCCACCGAGGTTCGGGCGCGGCTTGGCGCGAAGCTGGCAGCGATCACGCCCGGCGACATCGACTGCTTTTTCTTCACCAACGGCGGCGCCGAGGCCAACGAAAACGCCATCAAGGCGGCGCGCTGGTACACCGGTCGCCACAAGATCCTGGCGCGGTACCGCTCGTATCACGGCGCGACCGCCGGCACGATCACGCTCACCGGCGATCCGCGGCGCTGGGCCGCCGAGCCAGGCATCCCGGGCGTCGTGCACGTGCCCGATCCGTATCACGGCATCCAACGCGGCTGGGATCCGGTCGACGACGCGCTGGCGCGGCTCGAAGAGGTGATCCAGCTCGAAGGCGCGCACACCATCGCCGGCTTCATCATCGAGCCGGTCACGGGCACCAACGGCATCCTGGTGCCGCCGGACGGCTACCTGCAGGGCGTCCGCGCGCTCTGCGACAAGTACGGCATCCTCCTGATCGCCGACGAAGTGATGTCAGGGTTCGGCCGCACCGGTGAGTGGTTCGCCGTGGACCACTGGGGCGTCGTACCCGACATCCTCACGATGGCCAAGGGGCTGACGAGCGCGTACGTGCCGCTTGGAGCCGTGGGCCTGCGCCGCAAGGTCGCCGACCACTTCCGCGACAAGGTCTTCGCCGGTGGCCTCACCTACAACAGCCACCCCCTGGCGTGCGCCGCCGCGCTGGCGACCATCGCCGTATACGAAGAGGATGGCCTGGTGGCACGCGCCCGGCAGATGGGCGAGGTCATGGCGGGACTGTTGGCCGACCTGGCCGCGCGTCACGTGTCGGTCGGTGCCGTCCGCTCGATTGGCCTCTTCGGCATCGCCGAACTGATTCGCAACCGGCAGACTCGCGAGCCCATGGCGCCGTTCAACGGCACGTCACCCGAGATGGCGGCGCTGAGCCGGTTCTTCCGGCACGAGGGGCTCTACACGTTCGTACGGTGGAACACGTTCTTCGCGAATCCGCCGCTCTGCATCACCGACGCCGAATTGCGCGAGGGCTTCGAGATCATCGACCGCGGCCTGGCGGCTGCCGACGCCGCCGTGGCGTAA